A portion of the Musa acuminata AAA Group cultivar baxijiao chromosome BXJ1-1, Cavendish_Baxijiao_AAA, whole genome shotgun sequence genome contains these proteins:
- the LOC135677913 gene encoding uncharacterized protein LOC135677913, with protein sequence MAELSAEVCAASAAGRENRTAQAWRTVLGWLGFLFRVLLQILQSGTPSWAQLLSFVGVRHRLLPASSSDPAFHPLPTDAPPLPPPQLRQDPLDKLTVVLDLDETLVSAYEASSVPIVVRSQAIEAGVKCFELECISMDKEVEGKQKVNHVTVFERPGLQEFLQQISEFADLVLFTAGLEDYARPLVDKIDVENRFSLRLYRPATVSTEYRDHVKDLSCLSKDLSRTVIVDNNPFSFFLQPLNGIPCVPFSAGQPYDEQLMGVILPLLKHLSVEKDVRPALYERFHMPEWFQNHGIHSSDGTSLGMGNRNFRAD encoded by the exons ATGGCGGAGCTGTCGGCGGAGGTGTGTGCCGCCTCCGCCGCGGGGCGGGAGAACCGGACGGCGCAGGCGTGGCGGACGGTGCTAGGGTGGCTGGGCTTCCTCTTCCGCGTCCTGCTGCAGATCCTGCAGTCCGGGACCCCCTCCTGGGCCCAGCTCCTCTCATTCGTTGGTGTCCGCCACCGCCTCCTCCCAGCCTCCTCCTCGGACCCCGCCTTCCACCCCCTCCCCACCGACGCGCCCCCGCTGCCGCCTCCTCAGCTGCGCCAGGACCCTTTGGATAAGCTTACG GTGGTTCTTGACTTGGATGAGACTTTAGTATCTGCATATGAGGCATCTAGTGTGCCTATTGTCGTACGTAGCCAGGCTATTGAGGCAGGTGTGAAGTGCTTTGAATTGGAATGCATATCTATGGATAAG GAAGTCGAGGGGAAACAAAAGGTCAATCATGTCACTGTCTTTGAACGTCCTGGGTTACAAGAGTTCTTGCAGCAGATTAGTGAATTTGCAGATCTTGTTCTTTTTACTGCTGGTCTAGAAG ATTATGCCAGACCACTTGTTGACAAAATAGATGTGGAAAATAGATTTAGCCTTCGTCTGTATCGGCCTGCAACAGTCAGCAC GGAGTACAGGGATCATGTAAAAGATCTTTCATGCCTATCGAAGGATCTCTCTCGAACTGTTATCGTCGACAACAATCCATTTAGTTTCTTCCTGCAACCGTTAAATGGAATACCATGTGTTCCTTTTTCTGCTGGACAGCCTTATGATGAGCAG CTTATGGGAGTTATTCTTCCTCTTCTTAAACACCTATCTGTTGAGAAAGATGTCCGACCTGCACTCTATGAAAGGTTTCACATGCCAGAGTGGTTTCAAAACCATGGTATCCATTCCTCAGATGGGACTTCATTAGGTATGGGAAATAGGAACTTCAGAGCAGATTGA
- the LOC103972891 gene encoding phosphoinositide phospholipase C 6 isoform X2, translated as MGSYKYCICFTRKFVWRAAAPPPDVRQTFVEYSEGAAQMGPDQLRRFLAEAQGQADATHADAERIIEVLLHRRRRCHNFPAILSRPGISLDDFFHFLFSDDLNPPIRSQVHQDMSLPLSHYYIYTGHNSYLTGNQLSSDSSDIPIIKALQRGVRVIELDMWPNSTKDDVLIYHGRTLTSPVEMIKCLRSIKEFAFCASSYPVVITLEDHLTPDLQAKVAEMVTQTFGDMLYYPKSDSLEEFPSPESLKNRIIISTKPPKKYFESKTVEDKQDDLQQGSNDEAWETNTADLQALHVSHDKNSGPEYRRIITVHAGKPKGRTRDALKADTDKVRRLSLSEQQIERAAELYALDLVRFTQKNIVRVYPKGTRFNSSNYCPLPGWLHGAQMVALNMQGYGRSLWLMQGLFRANGGCGYVRKPDFLMNIGPQAAVSNPEASLPVKITLKVKIYMGDGWHKDFSRTHFDVYSPPDFYAKVEIAGVPADIKTKRTRTRQDDWMPVWGEEFSFPLTVPELALLRIEACEYNMSDMDDFGGQTCLPVWELKPGIRAVPLHDRKGNKYNSVRLLMRFQFV; from the exons ATGGGAAGCTACAAGTACTGCATTTGCTTCACGCGCAAGTTCGTGTGGAGAGCGGCGGCGCCACCGCCCGACGTGAGGCAAACGTTCGTAGAATACTCCGAGGGGGCCGCCCAGATGGGCCCCGACCAACTACGGCGGTTCCTCGCCGAGGCGCAGGGCCAAGCGGACGCCACACACGCTGATGCCGAGCGGATCATCGAGGtgctcctccaccgccgccgccgctgccacaaCTTCCCCGCCATCCTCTCCCGCCCCGGAATATCCCTCGACGACTTCTTCCACTTCCTCTTCTCCGACGACCTCAACCCGCCAATCCGATCCCAG GTTCATCAAGACATGAGTCTTCCACTCTCCCATTACTACATATACACAGGCCATAACTCATACTTGACTGGAAACCAACTCAGCAGTGATAGCAGCGATATTCCCATTATAAAGGCATTGCAGAGAGGTGTAAGAGTTATTGAATTAGACATGTGGCCAAACTCTACCAAAGATGATGTTCTAATCTATCATGGAAG GACATTAACTTCTCCGGTGGAGATGATCAAATGTTTGAGGTCCATTAAGGAGTTCGCCTTCTGTGCATCTTCATATCCTGTTGTCATCACTCTAGAGGACCACCTTACTCCAGATCTCCAAGCAAAAGTTGCTGAG ATGGTTACTCAAACATTTGGAGACATGTTATATTACCCCAAGTCAGATTCTCTCGAGGAATTCCCCTCTCCAGAATCTCTAAAGAACAGGATCATTATTTCCACAAAACcaccaaaaaaatattttgaatcaaaGACGGTTGAGGACAAGCAGGATGATCTTCAACAGGGTTCAAATGACGAAGCATGGGAAACCAACACTGCAGATCTACAAGCTCTACATGTCTCTCATGACAAG AATTCAGGTCCTGAGTATCGGCGCATAATTACTGTTCATGCTGGAAAACCTAAAGGTCGAACAAGAGATGCACTGAAGGCTGATACTGACAAAGTAAGGCGACTCAGTTTGAGCGAGCAACAGATTGAAAGGGCAGCAGAATTGTATGCACTTGATCTTGTAAG ATTCACTCAGAAGAATATTGTAAGAGTATACCCCAAGGGTACACGCTTTAACTCTTCTAACTATTGCCCCTTGCCTGGATGGCTGCACGGTGCACAGATGGTTGCACTCAATATGCAG GGGTATGGAAGGTCACTTTGGTTAATGCAAGGATTATTTAGGGCCAATGGAGGTTGTGGTTATGTAAGAAAACCTGATTTCCTGATGAACATTGGTCCACAAGCTGCAGTTTCCAATCCTGAAGCAAGCTTACCTGTGAAGATAACCTTGAAG GTTAAGATATACATGGGAGATGGCTGGCACAAGGATTTTAGTCGAACACATTTTGATGTCTATTCTCCTCCAGATTTCTATGCAAAG GTAGAGATTGCTGGAGTTCCTGCAGATATCAAAACGAAGAGAACAAGGACAAGACAAGATGACTGGATGCCAGTTTGGGGAGAGGAATTCAGCTTCCCCCTAACCGTTCCAGAGTTGGCTTTGCTCAGGATTGAAGCCTGCGAGTACAACATGTCTGATATGGATGACTTTGGTGGACAAACATGCCTTCCGGTCTGGGAGTTAAAACCAGGAATCCGAGCTGTGCCACTTCATGATCGCAAGGGGAACAAGTACAACTCTGTGAGGCTGCTAATGCGATTTCAGTTTGTATGA
- the LOC103972891 gene encoding phosphoinositide phospholipase C 6 isoform X1, whose product MGSYKYCICFTRKFVWRAAAPPPDVRQTFVEYSEGAAQMGPDQLRRFLAEAQGQADATHADAERIIEVLLHRRRRCHNFPAILSRPGISLDDFFHFLFSDDLNPPIRSQVHQDMSLPLSHYYIYTGHNSYLTGNQLSSDSSDIPIIKALQRGVRVIELDMWPNSTKDDVLIYHGRTLTSPVEMIKCLRSIKEFAFCASSYPVVITLEDHLTPDLQAKVAEMVTQTFGDMLYYPKSDSLEEFPSPESLKNRIIISTKPPKKYFESKTVEDKQDDLQQGSNDEAWETNTADLQALHVSHDKNSGPEYRRIITVHAGKPKGRTRDALKADTDKVRRLSLSEQQIERAAELYALDLVRFTQKNIVRVYPKGTRFNSSNYCPLPGWLHGAQMVALNMQSLWQGYGRSLWLMQGLFRANGGCGYVRKPDFLMNIGPQAAVSNPEASLPVKITLKVKIYMGDGWHKDFSRTHFDVYSPPDFYAKVEIAGVPADIKTKRTRTRQDDWMPVWGEEFSFPLTVPELALLRIEACEYNMSDMDDFGGQTCLPVWELKPGIRAVPLHDRKGNKYNSVRLLMRFQFV is encoded by the exons ATGGGAAGCTACAAGTACTGCATTTGCTTCACGCGCAAGTTCGTGTGGAGAGCGGCGGCGCCACCGCCCGACGTGAGGCAAACGTTCGTAGAATACTCCGAGGGGGCCGCCCAGATGGGCCCCGACCAACTACGGCGGTTCCTCGCCGAGGCGCAGGGCCAAGCGGACGCCACACACGCTGATGCCGAGCGGATCATCGAGGtgctcctccaccgccgccgccgctgccacaaCTTCCCCGCCATCCTCTCCCGCCCCGGAATATCCCTCGACGACTTCTTCCACTTCCTCTTCTCCGACGACCTCAACCCGCCAATCCGATCCCAG GTTCATCAAGACATGAGTCTTCCACTCTCCCATTACTACATATACACAGGCCATAACTCATACTTGACTGGAAACCAACTCAGCAGTGATAGCAGCGATATTCCCATTATAAAGGCATTGCAGAGAGGTGTAAGAGTTATTGAATTAGACATGTGGCCAAACTCTACCAAAGATGATGTTCTAATCTATCATGGAAG GACATTAACTTCTCCGGTGGAGATGATCAAATGTTTGAGGTCCATTAAGGAGTTCGCCTTCTGTGCATCTTCATATCCTGTTGTCATCACTCTAGAGGACCACCTTACTCCAGATCTCCAAGCAAAAGTTGCTGAG ATGGTTACTCAAACATTTGGAGACATGTTATATTACCCCAAGTCAGATTCTCTCGAGGAATTCCCCTCTCCAGAATCTCTAAAGAACAGGATCATTATTTCCACAAAACcaccaaaaaaatattttgaatcaaaGACGGTTGAGGACAAGCAGGATGATCTTCAACAGGGTTCAAATGACGAAGCATGGGAAACCAACACTGCAGATCTACAAGCTCTACATGTCTCTCATGACAAG AATTCAGGTCCTGAGTATCGGCGCATAATTACTGTTCATGCTGGAAAACCTAAAGGTCGAACAAGAGATGCACTGAAGGCTGATACTGACAAAGTAAGGCGACTCAGTTTGAGCGAGCAACAGATTGAAAGGGCAGCAGAATTGTATGCACTTGATCTTGTAAG ATTCACTCAGAAGAATATTGTAAGAGTATACCCCAAGGGTACACGCTTTAACTCTTCTAACTATTGCCCCTTGCCTGGATGGCTGCACGGTGCACAGATGGTTGCACTCAATATGCAG TCCCTCTGGCAGGGGTATGGAAGGTCACTTTGGTTAATGCAAGGATTATTTAGGGCCAATGGAGGTTGTGGTTATGTAAGAAAACCTGATTTCCTGATGAACATTGGTCCACAAGCTGCAGTTTCCAATCCTGAAGCAAGCTTACCTGTGAAGATAACCTTGAAG GTTAAGATATACATGGGAGATGGCTGGCACAAGGATTTTAGTCGAACACATTTTGATGTCTATTCTCCTCCAGATTTCTATGCAAAG GTAGAGATTGCTGGAGTTCCTGCAGATATCAAAACGAAGAGAACAAGGACAAGACAAGATGACTGGATGCCAGTTTGGGGAGAGGAATTCAGCTTCCCCCTAACCGTTCCAGAGTTGGCTTTGCTCAGGATTGAAGCCTGCGAGTACAACATGTCTGATATGGATGACTTTGGTGGACAAACATGCCTTCCGGTCTGGGAGTTAAAACCAGGAATCCGAGCTGTGCCACTTCATGATCGCAAGGGGAACAAGTACAACTCTGTGAGGCTGCTAATGCGATTTCAGTTTGTATGA